A genomic stretch from Flavobacterium humidisoli includes:
- a CDS encoding DUF3826 domain-containing protein, translating into MALNKINAGLLSLVFAFSTLNAQQHLDPEYVKVTNERAAKIVTKLDLKNEAKEKVVSNIIAQQFRDLTEIQDGRDAEIKKVKENASLAKEKQNEKIDKLKSKADESIVKLHKSYIKKLGKELSEDKITEVKDGMTYGVLPITVAGYNDMLPNLTAEQKDYIYKALVEAREHAMDAGSSKEKHGWFGKYKGRINNYLSKQGYDLNKESADWHKRIEEREKNKVKDSTSKE; encoded by the coding sequence ATGGCACTAAATAAAATAAATGCTGGTTTGTTATCGCTTGTTTTTGCCTTTTCAACTTTAAATGCACAACAGCATTTAGATCCTGAATATGTAAAGGTTACTAACGAAAGAGCTGCAAAAATCGTTACCAAATTAGATTTGAAAAACGAGGCAAAAGAAAAAGTGGTTTCAAACATCATTGCGCAACAGTTTAGAGATCTAACTGAAATTCAGGATGGGAGAGATGCTGAAATCAAAAAAGTAAAAGAAAATGCAAGCTTAGCCAAAGAAAAACAAAACGAGAAAATTGATAAACTGAAATCAAAAGCAGATGAATCAATTGTAAAACTGCACAAATCGTACATCAAAAAATTAGGTAAAGAATTATCAGAAGATAAAATTACTGAAGTTAAAGACGGAATGACCTATGGCGTACTTCCTATAACAGTTGCAGGTTACAATGACATGTTGCCAAATTTAACAGCAGAACAAAAAGACTATATCTACAAAGCTTTAGTTGAAGCCAGAGAACATGCAATGGACGCGGGTTCATCTAAGGAAAAACACGGATGGTTTGGTAAATACAAAGGAAGAATCAACAATTATTTATCAAAACAAGGTTACGATCTAAACAAAGAGAGTGCAGACTGGCACAAACGTATCGAAGAAAGAGAAAAGAATAAAGTAAAAGATTCGACTTCAAAAGAATAA
- a CDS encoding DUF6298 domain-containing protein, which produces MNFIQLKNTISLQKDKIILSTFVMLFSISITTAQTNFPDIIKTKEGKLSFTTDNKGNQIPDFSYAGYMASEKAIPNVENKIFVPKQEEDATQRIQAAIDYVSNLKPNKSGFRGAVLLDKGTFKINGTLFIRKSGVILRGSGNNENGTILLGTGLKREAVIRVLGIDDKKLGETFEFNTNYTPLGTKTLQLKNASKLKPSDEIIITKPLTDNWIKELKMDDFGAETGWVGWKKNDWDITWNRVVTKINGNEITLNAPLTMALDDVYGTAKVNTYSWSGRIEQIGIENILLKSAYDTSKPKDEEHRWFGISIENTRNAWVKQVSFKHFAGGAVSVLKSAQQITVEDCIATEPVSEIAGFRRHTFYTEGQQTLFQRCYSEYGYHDFAVGGFGTTGPNVFIQCESFLPFNNSGAIGSWATGVLFEISYIDGHTLSYNNREQNGRGAGWTAANSVIWETSASKIECYNPPTAQNWAFGTWGGIMAGDGHWKDVNNHIAPRSLFYAQLENRLEKLPVNPHIYDLGSEPSSSPTMEVAAELTKNSVAPKESLVEWIAEVSKANPINTNNSGLKNANDLKINSTQNTISDKKVTTKNGWLTYDNKVIAGNRLSVPWWRGSLRDSDISKSVPDVTRFVPGRTGTGFTDNINDVSDYLSTNNMVALEHNYGLWYERRMDDHERVRRFDADVWPPFYEQPFARSGQDLAWDQLSKYDLTKFNDWYWERLSLFANVAEAKGQLLVNQQYFQHNIIEAGAHWSSSPWRSANNINSTGFPEPPPYAGDKRIFMAEQFYDVTNPVRRKLHQGFIRKSLDNFAENSNVIQLTSAEYTGPLHFMEFWLDEVQKWKDETGKKAIIGLSATKDVQDAILNDAKRAKTVDAIDIRYWYYKEDGSAYAPEGGKNLAPRQHARKLKTGKETDNQVYRAVREYREKYPEKVILYSTDGSPRFGWPALMAGASLANIPKIELPDFYTALSEMKLVDGNTFSDNLWKLENKGKSYLFYLKTDQDITIDLSNEKGTFEVYTINAATGTFNKKANISGGKQITIPQAEIKEKVLFVFKKN; this is translated from the coding sequence GTGAATTTTATCCAGTTAAAAAATACAATCTCCCTTCAAAAAGATAAAATAATTTTATCGACTTTCGTGATGCTTTTCAGCATTAGCATTACAACAGCACAAACCAATTTCCCTGACATTATCAAAACCAAAGAAGGAAAACTTTCTTTCACAACAGATAATAAAGGAAATCAAATTCCTGATTTTTCTTATGCAGGATATATGGCATCAGAAAAAGCAATTCCGAATGTCGAGAATAAAATTTTTGTTCCAAAACAAGAAGAAGATGCAACACAAAGAATTCAGGCTGCGATTGATTATGTAAGTAATTTAAAACCAAATAAATCAGGTTTTCGCGGAGCAGTTCTTTTAGACAAAGGAACATTTAAAATTAACGGAACATTATTCATCAGAAAATCAGGCGTTATTTTACGCGGAAGCGGTAATAATGAAAACGGAACTATTCTTTTAGGAACTGGATTAAAAAGAGAAGCTGTAATTAGAGTTTTAGGAATTGACGATAAAAAACTGGGTGAAACCTTTGAATTCAATACAAATTATACGCCGCTGGGAACCAAAACACTCCAATTAAAAAATGCCTCAAAATTAAAACCATCAGATGAAATTATCATCACAAAACCTTTAACAGATAATTGGATTAAAGAGTTAAAAATGGATGATTTTGGTGCAGAAACAGGTTGGGTTGGCTGGAAAAAAAATGATTGGGATATTACCTGGAACAGAGTCGTAACCAAAATCAACGGCAATGAAATAACTCTAAATGCTCCACTAACAATGGCTTTAGATGATGTTTACGGAACTGCAAAAGTAAACACATATTCTTGGTCGGGAAGAATTGAGCAAATCGGAATCGAAAATATTTTGTTGAAATCAGCTTATGATACTTCAAAACCAAAAGACGAAGAACACAGATGGTTCGGAATCAGTATAGAAAACACAAGAAATGCATGGGTAAAACAAGTAAGTTTTAAGCATTTTGCAGGAGGAGCCGTTTCGGTATTAAAATCGGCACAGCAAATTACAGTTGAAGATTGTATTGCTACAGAACCCGTTTCTGAAATTGCAGGTTTTAGACGTCATACTTTTTATACAGAAGGTCAGCAGACCTTATTTCAACGCTGTTATTCAGAATACGGTTACCACGATTTTGCAGTTGGCGGTTTTGGAACAACAGGACCAAATGTATTTATTCAATGCGAATCATTTTTACCATTCAATAATAGCGGTGCTATCGGAAGCTGGGCAACAGGCGTATTATTTGAGATTTCTTATATAGACGGCCACACTTTAAGTTACAATAACAGAGAACAAAACGGAAGAGGCGCAGGTTGGACTGCTGCTAATAGTGTGATTTGGGAAACATCTGCTTCTAAAATAGAATGCTACAATCCGCCAACAGCGCAAAACTGGGCTTTTGGAACTTGGGGCGGCATTATGGCTGGAGATGGGCATTGGAAAGACGTAAACAACCATATTGCGCCAAGAAGTTTATTTTATGCACAACTAGAAAACAGATTGGAAAAACTTCCTGTCAATCCGCATATATATGATTTAGGTTCAGAACCTTCTTCAAGTCCTACAATGGAAGTTGCTGCCGAATTAACCAAAAATTCAGTAGCTCCAAAAGAAAGTTTAGTAGAATGGATCGCAGAAGTATCAAAAGCAAATCCAATTAATACAAACAATTCAGGACTCAAAAATGCGAATGATTTAAAAATAAATTCGACACAAAATACAATTTCAGATAAAAAAGTAACCACAAAAAATGGATGGCTTACTTATGACAATAAAGTAATCGCGGGAAATAGATTAAGCGTGCCGTGGTGGCGAGGAAGTCTGAGAGATAGTGATATTTCTAAGTCGGTTCCGGATGTTACAAGATTCGTTCCCGGAAGAACCGGAACCGGATTTACAGATAATATCAATGACGTATCAGATTATTTGAGTACCAATAATATGGTTGCTTTAGAGCACAATTACGGTTTGTGGTACGAGAGAAGAATGGACGATCACGAAAGAGTTCGCCGTTTTGATGCCGATGTTTGGCCTCCATTCTACGAACAGCCATTTGCCAGAAGCGGGCAGGATTTAGCATGGGATCAATTAAGCAAATACGATTTAACAAAATTCAATGATTGGTACTGGGAGCGTTTGTCGCTTTTTGCGAATGTCGCAGAAGCGAAAGGACAGTTGTTAGTTAATCAGCAATATTTTCAGCATAATATTATAGAAGCTGGAGCACACTGGTCAAGTTCACCGTGGCGTTCTGCAAACAATATAAACAGTACGGGATTTCCAGAACCACCGCCATATGCAGGAGACAAGCGTATTTTCATGGCAGAGCAGTTTTATGATGTTACGAATCCTGTAAGAAGAAAATTACACCAAGGTTTCATCAGAAAATCGCTGGATAATTTTGCAGAAAACAGCAACGTAATTCAGTTAACAAGCGCCGAATATACAGGTCCGCTGCACTTTATGGAATTCTGGCTGGACGAAGTTCAAAAATGGAAAGACGAAACGGGTAAAAAAGCAATCATTGGTTTAAGTGCTACAAAAGACGTTCAGGATGCTATTTTAAACGATGCGAAAAGAGCCAAAACAGTAGATGCAATTGACATTCGTTATTGGTATTACAAAGAAGACGGATCGGCTTACGCACCAGAAGGCGGTAAAAATTTAGCACCAAGACAACACGCCCGAAAATTAAAAACCGGAAAAGAAACAGATAATCAGGTGTATCGTGCCGTGCGTGAATACCGGGAAAAATATCCTGAAAAGGTAATTTTATATTCAACCGACGGTTCGCCAAGATTTGGATGGCCGGCTTTAATGGCGGGCGCTTCATTGGCAAATATTCCGAAAATCGAGCTTCCAGACTTTTATACCGCTTTAAGCGAAATGAAATTAGTAGACGGAAATACGTTTTCAGACAATCTCTGGAAATTAGAAAACAAAGGAAAAAGTTATCTTTTTTATCTGAAAACCGATCAGGATATTACAATCGATTTATCAAACGAAAAAGGAACTTTTGAAGTATACACAATAAACGCAGCAACAGGAACTTTCAATAAAAAAGCCAATATAAGCGGAGGAAAACAAATAACAATTCCACAAGCAGAAATAAAAGAAAAAGTACTTTTTGTTTTTAAAAAGAATTAA
- a CDS encoding glycoside hydrolase family 140 protein, whose product MNLKIKYLYALSASFLLTAQSGFSQAAKTKDALSEIKISKNQHYFVTGDEKPFFWLGDTGWLAFGKLDRAGVDKYFKDRKDKGFNVVQVMVLHNINAVNVYGDAALINEDVSKPLLTAGNDFKDAKQYDYWDHVDYTLEVARKNGIYLAMVPVWGTNVSKGNKVSKEQAVEYATFLANRYKNKTNVIWLNGGDTHGNEFQDIWNAIGNTLKTNNPNQLVTFHPFGRTDSSENFHNAKWLDFNMFQSGHRRYDQDSIKTNFKEDNYKFVLRDFELKPTKPTLDGEPSYEGIPHGLHDTLQPKWTANDVRRYGYWSVLSGASGYTYGHNAVMQMFRKGDKPAYGNKELWTSAINAPGAKQMVYIKKLMEEFPFLEGTPDVSLVVNQGEKYDYIPVIRGEKYALFYTYNGRIIEAKLGKISGDKFEATWYNPRNGKKIKIGTFDNKGTQNFQPAGKKEDGNDWVLILRSI is encoded by the coding sequence ATGAATCTGAAAATTAAATATTTATACGCCTTAAGTGCAAGCTTTTTATTGACAGCACAAAGCGGATTTTCGCAAGCTGCCAAAACAAAAGACGCACTTTCTGAAATCAAAATTTCTAAAAATCAGCATTATTTTGTTACCGGAGATGAAAAACCATTTTTCTGGCTGGGCGACACAGGCTGGCTGGCATTCGGGAAATTAGACAGAGCAGGAGTAGACAAATATTTTAAAGACAGAAAAGACAAAGGCTTCAACGTCGTTCAGGTGATGGTTTTGCATAACATCAATGCCGTGAATGTGTATGGCGATGCCGCTTTAATCAACGAAGACGTATCAAAACCATTGCTTACAGCAGGAAATGATTTTAAAGATGCAAAACAATACGATTATTGGGATCACGTAGATTATACATTAGAAGTCGCTCGCAAAAACGGAATTTATTTAGCAATGGTTCCGGTTTGGGGAACAAACGTTTCAAAAGGGAATAAAGTGAGCAAAGAACAGGCAGTAGAATATGCAACGTTTTTGGCAAATCGTTATAAAAACAAAACCAACGTAATTTGGTTAAACGGCGGAGACACGCACGGAAATGAATTTCAGGATATCTGGAACGCCATTGGGAATACTTTAAAAACTAATAATCCAAACCAATTAGTGACTTTTCACCCGTTTGGAAGAACCGATTCATCAGAGAATTTTCACAACGCAAAATGGCTGGATTTCAATATGTTTCAGTCAGGCCACAGAAGATACGATCAGGATTCAATAAAAACGAATTTCAAAGAAGACAATTACAAATTTGTGCTAAGAGATTTCGAATTAAAACCAACAAAACCAACTCTTGACGGAGAGCCATCGTACGAAGGAATTCCACACGGTTTACACGATACTTTACAGCCAAAATGGACAGCAAATGATGTTCGCCGTTACGGATATTGGTCAGTTCTATCTGGCGCATCAGGATATACATACGGGCACAACGCCGTAATGCAGATGTTCAGAAAAGGCGATAAACCAGCATATGGAAACAAAGAATTATGGACATCGGCCATTAATGCACCAGGAGCAAAACAGATGGTTTATATTAAAAAACTGATGGAAGAATTTCCATTTTTAGAAGGAACTCCAGATGTTTCATTAGTAGTGAACCAAGGAGAAAAGTACGATTACATTCCGGTAATAAGAGGAGAAAAATATGCTTTGTTTTACACTTATAACGGAAGAATAATTGAAGCCAAATTAGGAAAAATTTCCGGCGATAAATTCGAAGCAACTTGGTATAATCCAAGAAATGGCAAGAAAATTAAAATAGGTACATTTGATAATAAAGGGACTCAAAATTTTCAACCAGCAGGAAAAAAAGAAGACGGTAATGATTGGGTTTTGATTTTACGTTCTATTTAG
- a CDS encoding RagB/SusD family nutrient uptake outer membrane protein: MKTPFKYITLSLLLAVGAASCSDDFLKDKKGYGFYDDTFYQTQERAQAYVDNQYYDFYNAYKSPTATIIGSYTDTNSRLTEELGGTQDFINPNKTLINSADASGYYGAKLATSINNHPYNRIRECNAFLEDIDVKGSNLDKTFRDQAKGQMYYMRAMQYFDLMRVYGGVPIVTTVQDASATDASIQLPRAKVSEVVAQIVSDLDMAASLLPGNWGAAAYGRFTKGAAMAQKSRVLLTFASPIFNKNWDGSNERWEAALKAGLEAEAQLTADGYGLYGSTAKQWEQMFLIDNAFCSEAITVQLCGFGVTSQAINNSWEKGIRLLSLGGTGGGVAAPKEMIDLFPMADGSRPTAANGYNDFTFFLNRDPRFYRTFAFSGSKWGSKETPNSVLWAYRWLDGSNKAGFSDGNTAISSPAFVRKMTNTAASKETNFQYSGTDIFEYRYAELLLNIAECYAALGQTTNTIAYLGRIRNRVGIPSANNYGIGTLSDKYQAIEAVLYERRVELAYEGKRFWDVQRWMLYDNEVLPGVTGGTVSKLGLTPINGTKRTGNFLQYKVATTSATTDPLANARASIVADPDAANFQAQLATLATFYNTNFIRTALVTPMDNFNGAAVNIKFNPNYYINGLNTTALTANPWLLQTIGWNDNFGGLGTFNYQE; this comes from the coding sequence ATGAAAACACCATTTAAATATATAACACTATCACTATTGCTAGCAGTAGGTGCTGCTTCTTGTAGTGATGATTTTCTAAAGGATAAGAAAGGTTATGGCTTTTACGATGATACATTCTACCAAACTCAAGAGCGTGCACAAGCCTATGTAGACAATCAATATTATGATTTTTATAATGCTTATAAGTCACCAACTGCTACAATTATTGGTTCTTATACAGATACAAATTCAAGGTTGACAGAAGAGTTGGGTGGAACGCAAGATTTTATCAATCCAAACAAAACACTTATAAACTCAGCTGATGCAAGTGGTTATTATGGAGCTAAATTAGCAACTAGTATCAATAACCATCCATACAACAGAATTAGAGAATGTAATGCTTTCTTAGAAGACATTGATGTAAAAGGTTCTAATTTGGATAAAACATTCCGTGATCAAGCAAAAGGGCAGATGTATTATATGCGTGCAATGCAGTATTTTGATCTAATGCGTGTTTATGGAGGAGTTCCTATTGTAACTACTGTTCAAGATGCATCGGCTACAGATGCTTCAATCCAGTTGCCTAGAGCAAAAGTTTCTGAAGTGGTGGCGCAAATCGTTAGTGATTTAGACATGGCCGCAAGTTTATTACCTGGAAACTGGGGAGCTGCAGCTTACGGACGTTTTACTAAAGGAGCTGCAATGGCTCAAAAATCTAGAGTACTTTTAACATTTGCTAGTCCTATATTTAATAAAAATTGGGATGGTTCAAACGAACGTTGGGAAGCGGCGTTGAAAGCAGGATTGGAAGCAGAAGCTCAATTGACAGCTGACGGTTATGGATTATATGGAAGCACTGCAAAACAATGGGAACAAATGTTCTTGATTGATAATGCTTTCTGTTCAGAAGCAATCACAGTGCAACTTTGCGGATTTGGTGTTACTTCTCAAGCAATTAATAACTCTTGGGAAAAAGGAATCCGTTTATTGAGTTTAGGAGGTACAGGTGGAGGAGTTGCTGCTCCAAAAGAAATGATTGATTTATTTCCGATGGCAGATGGTAGTAGACCAACTGCAGCAAATGGTTATAACGATTTTACTTTCTTCCTTAACAGAGATCCTAGATTTTACAGAACTTTCGCTTTTTCTGGTTCTAAATGGGGAAGCAAAGAAACTCCAAATAGTGTTCTTTGGGCTTACCGTTGGTTAGATGGTTCAAATAAAGCAGGGTTTTCAGATGGAAATACTGCAATATCAAGTCCAGCTTTCGTAAGAAAAATGACAAATACAGCTGCTAGTAAAGAAACAAACTTCCAGTATTCTGGTACAGATATTTTTGAATATCGCTATGCTGAATTATTATTAAACATCGCAGAATGTTATGCAGCTTTAGGTCAAACTACTAACACTATAGCTTATTTAGGAAGAATTAGAAATCGTGTTGGTATTCCTTCAGCAAACAATTACGGAATTGGAACACTTTCTGATAAGTATCAAGCAATTGAAGCAGTTTTATATGAGCGTAGAGTAGAGTTAGCTTACGAAGGAAAACGTTTTTGGGATGTTCAAAGATGGATGTTATATGATAATGAAGTATTGCCTGGAGTTACAGGAGGTACTGTAAGTAAATTAGGTCTAACACCAATTAACGGAACAAAACGTACTGGTAACTTTTTACAATATAAAGTTGCAACAACTTCAGCGACTACCGATCCTTTGGCTAATGCTCGTGCAAGTATAGTAGCAGATCCAGATGCGGCAAATTTCCAAGCTCAATTAGCAACTTTGGCAACATTCTATAATACAAACTTTATCCGTACAGCATTAGTTACGCCTATGGATAACTTTAATGGAGCGGCGGTTAATATCAAATTCAATCCTAACTATTATATTAATGGATTAAATACAACGGCTTTAACTGCAAATCCTTGGCTATTACAAACTATTGGTTGGAATGATAACTTTGGTGGGCTAGGGACTTTCAATTATCAAGAATAG
- a CDS encoding polysaccharide lyase — protein sequence MKNSVLFIASSLLFLGSAKCFAQYPKISPEVQAQEKAIKEEAQRLSDEAWTKALVVIEEEAKHGKPYIPWAARPTDLPQAEIPAFPGAEGGGMYTFGGRGGKVYTVTSLEDRGPGTLREACEQGGARIVVFNVAGIIRLKSPLIIRAPYITIAGQTAPGDGVCIAGESTWIDTHDVIIRHVRFRRGETFVGRRDDAIGGNPVGNIMIDHVSATWGLDENMSIYRHMYNPGPGYPDIKVGTVNITIQNSLFGEALDTYNHAFGSTLGGENCSFMRNMWANNAGRNPSIGWNGIFNFVNNVVFNWYNRSTDGGDYTANYNIINNFYKPGPVTDLTQPISYRILKPESGRSKLPYLVFGRAYVNGNVVNGNEKVTKDNWDGGIQLENKKGELMTYDEAKEYFSKMKVEKPFPMPWFNKFMTAEESYEFVLKNVGATLPIRDKVDERIVRTVKTGVPEYAKGLEKKEFYQFEHRRLPMDSYKKGIITDISQVGGYPEYKGKPYVDTDKDGMPDAWEKKYGLNPNDPSDAKGDLNGDGYSNIEDYINGVNPAIKVNWKDLANNKETLVRPLLDLK from the coding sequence ATGAAAAATTCCGTATTATTTATCGCATCATCTCTGCTTTTTTTAGGAAGTGCAAAATGTTTTGCTCAATATCCGAAGATAAGTCCAGAAGTTCAGGCTCAAGAAAAAGCAATTAAAGAAGAAGCTCAGAGACTTTCTGATGAAGCTTGGACAAAAGCTTTAGTTGTTATTGAAGAAGAAGCAAAACATGGTAAACCTTATATTCCGTGGGCAGCTAGACCAACAGATTTACCTCAGGCAGAAATTCCTGCTTTCCCAGGTGCTGAGGGTGGTGGAATGTACACATTTGGAGGTCGTGGTGGAAAAGTTTACACGGTAACTAGTCTTGAAGACCGCGGACCAGGAACTTTGCGTGAAGCCTGCGAGCAAGGAGGAGCGAGAATAGTGGTATTTAATGTTGCCGGAATTATAAGATTAAAAAGTCCATTGATTATTCGCGCGCCTTACATTACAATTGCAGGACAAACGGCTCCTGGCGATGGTGTTTGTATTGCTGGAGAATCAACTTGGATCGATACTCATGACGTAATTATAAGACACGTACGTTTCCGTCGTGGAGAAACTTTTGTAGGCCGTCGTGATGATGCTATTGGAGGAAATCCTGTTGGAAACATCATGATCGACCACGTTTCTGCAACTTGGGGATTAGACGAAAATATGTCAATCTACAGACACATGTACAATCCAGGGCCAGGTTACCCAGACATTAAAGTTGGAACTGTAAATATTACAATCCAAAACAGTTTATTTGGAGAAGCATTAGATACTTACAATCACGCTTTTGGAAGTACTTTAGGTGGAGAAAACTGTTCTTTCATGAGAAATATGTGGGCTAACAATGCAGGAAGAAACCCTTCTATAGGTTGGAACGGAATTTTCAATTTTGTGAATAACGTAGTTTTCAACTGGTACAACAGATCAACAGATGGCGGCGATTATACAGCAAATTACAACATCATAAACAACTTCTACAAACCAGGTCCTGTAACCGATTTAACACAGCCAATCAGCTATAGAATTTTAAAACCAGAATCAGGAAGAAGTAAATTGCCTTATTTGGTTTTCGGAAGAGCTTATGTTAATGGAAATGTGGTTAATGGAAACGAAAAAGTTACCAAAGACAACTGGGATGGCGGAATTCAGCTAGAGAATAAAAAAGGGGAATTAATGACTTACGATGAAGCAAAAGAATACTTCTCTAAAATGAAGGTAGAGAAACCTTTCCCAATGCCGTGGTTCAATAAATTTATGACAGCTGAAGAATCTTATGAATTCGTACTTAAAAATGTTGGAGCGACTTTACCAATCAGAGATAAAGTAGACGAAAGAATCGTAAGAACTGTAAAAACGGGAGTTCCGGAATATGCAAAAGGATTAGAGAAAAAAGAATTCTATCAATTCGAACACAGACGTTTACCGATGGATTCTTATAAAAAAGGAATTATTACCGACATTTCTCAAGTTGGAGGATATCCAGAATACAAAGGAAAACCTTATGTAGACACTGATAAAGACGGAATGCCAGATGCATGGGAGAAAAAATACGGTTTAAATCCGAATGATCCATCTGATGCAAAAGGAGATTTAAACGGAGATGGATATTCTAATATCGAAGACTACATCAACGGTGTAAATCCTGCTATAAAAGTAAATTGGAAAGATCTTGCTAATAACAAAGAAACATTAGTTAGACCTTTATTAGATTTAAAATAA
- a CDS encoding polysaccharide lyase: MYTIFPNRTLKRTFMALSFCSLVSSAYAQYPVIPKPVQEKADAILADEEKRLSEIWNANLHIIKEEAKQGKPYLPWASYPKDFVLADIPAFPGAEGGGAFTQGGRGGKIFVVTSLEDSGKGTFREACEAVGARTIVFNVSGIIQLKKRISMRAPYVTIAGQTAPGDGICIAGETLEIDTHDVIIRHMRFRRGATEVTRRDDALGGNPMGNIIVDHCSVSWGLDENISLYRHQFAANAKSKLEKLPACNITIQNTISSEGLDTYNHAFGSTIGGLNSTFMRNLWADNISRNASIGMYGDFNFVNNVVFNWWNRTLDGGDYRSMLNIINNYFKPGPITPADQPIAHRIVKPESGYIEPKQYGRAYVSGNFIVGSPEVTADNWNGGVQLEDLPEAQTKDFLAAIKQPKPFSMPKFNIMSAEEAYDFVLTNVGATIPKRDAVDERIIKQVRTGKIEVKDGLENAIGKEFVKRRLPADSYKKGIITHPDQVGGYPTYKGKAYKDSDNDGIPDAWEKKFGLNPNDASDAVKDSNGDGYTNIEKYFNGIDPNNKIDWTKTENNTDTLAKLKGLLQ; this comes from the coding sequence ATGTATACTATTTTCCCTAACCGTACTTTAAAAAGAACATTTATGGCGTTGTCATTTTGTTCGCTTGTTTCATCGGCATATGCCCAATATCCGGTAATTCCAAAACCTGTTCAGGAAAAAGCCGATGCTATTTTAGCTGACGAAGAAAAAAGACTGAGCGAAATCTGGAATGCTAATCTTCATATAATCAAAGAAGAAGCAAAACAAGGAAAACCGTATTTACCTTGGGCTTCATATCCTAAAGATTTTGTTTTGGCAGATATTCCTGCTTTTCCAGGTGCTGAAGGCGGAGGAGCATTTACACAAGGCGGACGTGGCGGAAAAATATTTGTGGTTACTAGTTTAGAAGACAGCGGAAAAGGAACTTTTCGTGAAGCTTGTGAAGCAGTTGGAGCAAGAACTATTGTTTTTAACGTTTCGGGAATTATTCAATTGAAAAAAAGAATTAGCATGCGTGCGCCTTACGTGACCATTGCTGGACAGACTGCTCCTGGTGACGGAATTTGCATTGCAGGAGAAACTTTAGAAATTGATACTCATGACGTTATTATCAGACACATGCGTTTTAGACGTGGTGCAACCGAAGTGACAAGAAGAGACGACGCATTGGGCGGAAATCCGATGGGAAATATTATCGTAGACCACTGCTCAGTAAGTTGGGGATTAGACGAAAATATTTCTTTGTACAGACATCAATTCGCAGCAAATGCAAAGTCAAAACTGGAGAAATTACCAGCTTGTAACATCACCATTCAAAACACCATCTCTTCTGAAGGTTTAGATACGTATAATCACGCTTTTGGAAGTACAATCGGCGGATTAAATAGTACGTTTATGCGCAATTTATGGGCAGACAACATTTCGAGAAATGCTTCTATCGGAATGTATGGCGACTTCAATTTCGTGAATAACGTAGTATTCAATTGGTGGAATCGTACTTTGGACGGAGGTGATTATCGCTCGATGCTGAATATCATCAATAATTACTTCAAACCAGGTCCAATAACACCAGCAGATCAGCCAATTGCACATAGAATTGTAAAGCCTGAATCTGGGTATATTGAACCAAAACAATACGGAAGAGCTTATGTTTCAGGTAATTTTATTGTGGGGTCTCCAGAAGTTACAGCAGATAACTGGAATGGCGGTGTACAATTAGAAGATCTTCCGGAAGCTCAAACAAAAGATTTTTTAGCAGCAATCAAACAGCCAAAACCTTTCTCAATGCCAAAGTTTAATATCATGTCGGCTGAGGAAGCATATGATTTTGTTTTGACGAATGTAGGAGCAACAATTCCAAAAAGAGATGCGGTTGACGAAAGAATCATTAAACAAGTGCGCACCGGAAAAATCGAAGTAAAAGACGGTTTAGAAAACGCAATTGGAAAAGAATTTGTTAAAAGAAGATTACCTGCAGATTCTTATAAAAAAGGTATTATAACACATCCTGACCAAGTGGGAGGTTATCCAACGTATAAAGGAAAAGCATATAAAGATTCTGATAATGACGGAATTCCAGATGCATGGGAGAAAAAATTTGGGTTAAACCCGAATGATGCTTCAGATGCGGTTAAAGATTCAAACGGAGACGGATATACCAACATCGAGAAATATTTCAACGGAATCGATCCAAACAATAAAATTGACTGGACAAAAACCGAAAATAACACCGATACATTGGCTAAATTAAAGGGATTGTTACAATAA